The Leguminivora glycinivorella isolate SPB_JAAS2020 chromosome 1, LegGlyc_1.1, whole genome shotgun sequence genome includes a region encoding these proteins:
- the LOC125232223 gene encoding synaptic vesicle glycoprotein 2B-like isoform X1 has protein sequence MEKHTEINCKENEATKTPMQVLEEALEHGKFGYFNYKLMLATFMAVFSYTSVTTTSSYILSSAECDLNMSIMEKGMLNAMPFFGQVAAAPFTGFITDAFGRKLFLVWGHAGILACALLEGTSQNYWMLLLGKLLDGIFLSFTYSATAVMVTECTHKGVRDRVLLVYSSFMSLSLILCALVAWGMLMTPWHFVIIKGYLEFHPWNIYLYSTGITSLIAMLLYIHLPESPKFLLTLGKESKALEVIKRIYHENSRQSKDTFPIKSFNASGVHFTPEKISIKKKMSNALFQSKELFKKPLVFILLLFGSSYFVNLLAYSALRLWFPQISTIIENYQYRHGGDTDRFCVMIDGYTSELAKNVSLAAATNSVTDICVPHPAGPDTYINGMILGVQSLAFILISTALVDHIGQKPLMFVVFVACATCSAALYWTSSPLSIGLLIAGTCALMQCALSIQNTVLMRVVPTSVRALALTLNIMLGRVGSLVGSVLFPVMLQRGCMFPFMTLSIITLCVAGMVYFYPNPKKENAAAGDK, from the exons atGGAAAAACATACCGAGATAAATTGTAAAG AAAATGAAGCCACAAAAACGCCCATGCAAGTATTGGAAGAGGCCTTGGAACATGGCAAATTTGGCTACTTCAACTACAAACTCATGTTGGCAACTTTCATGGCTGTATTCTCTTACACGAGTGTGACTACGACATCATCTTACATCCTTTCCAGTGCAGAATGTGATCTCAATATGAGTATAATGGAAAAGGGCATGTTGAACGCCATGCCATTTTTTG GACAAGTGGCGGCAGCCCCGTTCACCGGATTCATAACGGATGCGTTCGGGAGAAAATTATTCCTTGTTTGGGGGCACGCCGGGATTTTGGCATGCGCGCTTCTCGAAGGCACGAGCCAAAATTACTGGATGCTGTTGCTTGGGAAACTTCTAGATGGCATATT TTTAAGCTTCACATACAGCGCGACAGCTGTCATGGTGACAGAATGCACCCACAAAGGCGTACGAGACAGAGTGCTATTGGTGTACTCTTCTTTTATGTCGTTATCGCTTATCCTTTGCGCATTAGTGGCCTGGGGAATGCTGATGACTCCATGGCACTTCGTCATCATTAAAGGATACCTTG AATTCCACCCATGGAACATATATCTTTACTCAACTGGCATCACTAGTTTAATAGCGATGTTATTGTATATACATTTACCAGAAAGCCCGAAATTTCTACTAACATTAGGCAAAGAATCGAAAGCTTTGGAAGTCATTAAAAGAATTTATCATGAAAACAGTAGACAGTCAAAAGACACTTTTCCA ATTAAATCGTTCAACGCTTCTGGAGTGCATTTTACACCAGAAAAAATTAGCATCAAGAAAAAAATGTCTAACGCGTTATTTCAATCAAAGGAGTTGTTCAAGAAACCATTGGTTTTTATACTTTTGTTATTCGGAAGCTCGTACTTTGTAAATTTACTTGC GTACTCCGCGCTAAGGCTTTGGTTCCCTCAAATTTCGACAATTATAGAAAATTACCAATACAGACATGGCGGGGACACTGATCGTTTCTGCGTCATGATCGACGGCTACACGAGCGAGCTGGCCAAGAACGTATCGCTGGCTGCGGCGACCAACAGCGTTACAGATATCTGTGTACCT CATCCCGCTGGTCCTGATACATATATCAACGGGATGATCCTCGGAGTGCAATCTCTGGCCTTTATCCTCATCAGCACAGCACTGGTGGATCACATAGGCCAGAAACCTCTGATGTTCGTTGTGTTCGTAGCCTGTGCCACGTGCTCAGCTGCTCTATACTGGACAAGCTCCCCGTTATCCATTGGATTATTGATAGCAGGAACGTGTGCGTTAATGCAGTGTGCGCTGAGTATACAAAACACGGTGTTGATGAGAGTGGTGCCTACGAGTGTAAG AGCATTAGCGTTGACGTTAAACATAATGTTGGGAAGAGTTGGATCTCTAGTGGGGAGCGTTCTTTTCCCCGTGATGTTGCAAAGGGGCTGCATGTTTCCATTCATGACATTATCTATTATAACATTAT
- the LOC125232223 gene encoding synaptic vesicle glycoprotein 2B-like isoform X3: MQVLEEALEHGKFGYFNYKLMLATFMAVFSYTSVTTTSSYILSSAECDLNMSIMEKGMLNAMPFFGQVAAAPFTGFITDAFGRKLFLVWGHAGILACALLEGTSQNYWMLLLGKLLDGIFLSFTYSATAVMVTECTHKGVRDRVLLVYSSFMSLSLILCALVAWGMLMTPWHFVIIKGYLEFHPWNIYLYSTGITSLIAMLLYIHLPESPKFLLTLGKESKALEVIKRIYHENSRQSKDTFPIKSFNASGVHFTPEKISIKKKMSNALFQSKELFKKPLVFILLLFGSSYFVNLLAYSALRLWFPQISTIIENYQYRHGGDTDRFCVMIDGYTSELAKNVSLAAATNSVTDICVPHPAGPDTYINGMILGVQSLAFILISTALVDHIGQKPLMFVVFVACATCSAALYWTSSPLSIGLLIAGTCALMQCALSIQNTVLMRVVPTSVRALALTLNIMLGRVGSLVGSVLFPVMLQRGCMFPFMTLSIITLCVAGMVYFYPNPKKENAAAGDK, from the exons ATGCAAGTATTGGAAGAGGCCTTGGAACATGGCAAATTTGGCTACTTCAACTACAAACTCATGTTGGCAACTTTCATGGCTGTATTCTCTTACACGAGTGTGACTACGACATCATCTTACATCCTTTCCAGTGCAGAATGTGATCTCAATATGAGTATAATGGAAAAGGGCATGTTGAACGCCATGCCATTTTTTG GACAAGTGGCGGCAGCCCCGTTCACCGGATTCATAACGGATGCGTTCGGGAGAAAATTATTCCTTGTTTGGGGGCACGCCGGGATTTTGGCATGCGCGCTTCTCGAAGGCACGAGCCAAAATTACTGGATGCTGTTGCTTGGGAAACTTCTAGATGGCATATT TTTAAGCTTCACATACAGCGCGACAGCTGTCATGGTGACAGAATGCACCCACAAAGGCGTACGAGACAGAGTGCTATTGGTGTACTCTTCTTTTATGTCGTTATCGCTTATCCTTTGCGCATTAGTGGCCTGGGGAATGCTGATGACTCCATGGCACTTCGTCATCATTAAAGGATACCTTG AATTCCACCCATGGAACATATATCTTTACTCAACTGGCATCACTAGTTTAATAGCGATGTTATTGTATATACATTTACCAGAAAGCCCGAAATTTCTACTAACATTAGGCAAAGAATCGAAAGCTTTGGAAGTCATTAAAAGAATTTATCATGAAAACAGTAGACAGTCAAAAGACACTTTTCCA ATTAAATCGTTCAACGCTTCTGGAGTGCATTTTACACCAGAAAAAATTAGCATCAAGAAAAAAATGTCTAACGCGTTATTTCAATCAAAGGAGTTGTTCAAGAAACCATTGGTTTTTATACTTTTGTTATTCGGAAGCTCGTACTTTGTAAATTTACTTGC GTACTCCGCGCTAAGGCTTTGGTTCCCTCAAATTTCGACAATTATAGAAAATTACCAATACAGACATGGCGGGGACACTGATCGTTTCTGCGTCATGATCGACGGCTACACGAGCGAGCTGGCCAAGAACGTATCGCTGGCTGCGGCGACCAACAGCGTTACAGATATCTGTGTACCT CATCCCGCTGGTCCTGATACATATATCAACGGGATGATCCTCGGAGTGCAATCTCTGGCCTTTATCCTCATCAGCACAGCACTGGTGGATCACATAGGCCAGAAACCTCTGATGTTCGTTGTGTTCGTAGCCTGTGCCACGTGCTCAGCTGCTCTATACTGGACAAGCTCCCCGTTATCCATTGGATTATTGATAGCAGGAACGTGTGCGTTAATGCAGTGTGCGCTGAGTATACAAAACACGGTGTTGATGAGAGTGGTGCCTACGAGTGTAAG AGCATTAGCGTTGACGTTAAACATAATGTTGGGAAGAGTTGGATCTCTAGTGGGGAGCGTTCTTTTCCCCGTGATGTTGCAAAGGGGCTGCATGTTTCCATTCATGACATTATCTATTATAACATTAT
- the LOC125232223 gene encoding synaptic vesicle glycoprotein 2B-like isoform X2: MPQTPENEATKTPMQVLEEALEHGKFGYFNYKLMLATFMAVFSYTSVTTTSSYILSSAECDLNMSIMEKGMLNAMPFFGQVAAAPFTGFITDAFGRKLFLVWGHAGILACALLEGTSQNYWMLLLGKLLDGIFLSFTYSATAVMVTECTHKGVRDRVLLVYSSFMSLSLILCALVAWGMLMTPWHFVIIKGYLEFHPWNIYLYSTGITSLIAMLLYIHLPESPKFLLTLGKESKALEVIKRIYHENSRQSKDTFPIKSFNASGVHFTPEKISIKKKMSNALFQSKELFKKPLVFILLLFGSSYFVNLLAYSALRLWFPQISTIIENYQYRHGGDTDRFCVMIDGYTSELAKNVSLAAATNSVTDICVPHPAGPDTYINGMILGVQSLAFILISTALVDHIGQKPLMFVVFVACATCSAALYWTSSPLSIGLLIAGTCALMQCALSIQNTVLMRVVPTSVRALALTLNIMLGRVGSLVGSVLFPVMLQRGCMFPFMTLSIITLCVAGMVYFYPNPKKENAAAGDK, translated from the exons AAAATGAAGCCACAAAAACGCCCATGCAAGTATTGGAAGAGGCCTTGGAACATGGCAAATTTGGCTACTTCAACTACAAACTCATGTTGGCAACTTTCATGGCTGTATTCTCTTACACGAGTGTGACTACGACATCATCTTACATCCTTTCCAGTGCAGAATGTGATCTCAATATGAGTATAATGGAAAAGGGCATGTTGAACGCCATGCCATTTTTTG GACAAGTGGCGGCAGCCCCGTTCACCGGATTCATAACGGATGCGTTCGGGAGAAAATTATTCCTTGTTTGGGGGCACGCCGGGATTTTGGCATGCGCGCTTCTCGAAGGCACGAGCCAAAATTACTGGATGCTGTTGCTTGGGAAACTTCTAGATGGCATATT TTTAAGCTTCACATACAGCGCGACAGCTGTCATGGTGACAGAATGCACCCACAAAGGCGTACGAGACAGAGTGCTATTGGTGTACTCTTCTTTTATGTCGTTATCGCTTATCCTTTGCGCATTAGTGGCCTGGGGAATGCTGATGACTCCATGGCACTTCGTCATCATTAAAGGATACCTTG AATTCCACCCATGGAACATATATCTTTACTCAACTGGCATCACTAGTTTAATAGCGATGTTATTGTATATACATTTACCAGAAAGCCCGAAATTTCTACTAACATTAGGCAAAGAATCGAAAGCTTTGGAAGTCATTAAAAGAATTTATCATGAAAACAGTAGACAGTCAAAAGACACTTTTCCA ATTAAATCGTTCAACGCTTCTGGAGTGCATTTTACACCAGAAAAAATTAGCATCAAGAAAAAAATGTCTAACGCGTTATTTCAATCAAAGGAGTTGTTCAAGAAACCATTGGTTTTTATACTTTTGTTATTCGGAAGCTCGTACTTTGTAAATTTACTTGC GTACTCCGCGCTAAGGCTTTGGTTCCCTCAAATTTCGACAATTATAGAAAATTACCAATACAGACATGGCGGGGACACTGATCGTTTCTGCGTCATGATCGACGGCTACACGAGCGAGCTGGCCAAGAACGTATCGCTGGCTGCGGCGACCAACAGCGTTACAGATATCTGTGTACCT CATCCCGCTGGTCCTGATACATATATCAACGGGATGATCCTCGGAGTGCAATCTCTGGCCTTTATCCTCATCAGCACAGCACTGGTGGATCACATAGGCCAGAAACCTCTGATGTTCGTTGTGTTCGTAGCCTGTGCCACGTGCTCAGCTGCTCTATACTGGACAAGCTCCCCGTTATCCATTGGATTATTGATAGCAGGAACGTGTGCGTTAATGCAGTGTGCGCTGAGTATACAAAACACGGTGTTGATGAGAGTGGTGCCTACGAGTGTAAG AGCATTAGCGTTGACGTTAAACATAATGTTGGGAAGAGTTGGATCTCTAGTGGGGAGCGTTCTTTTCCCCGTGATGTTGCAAAGGGGCTGCATGTTTCCATTCATGACATTATCTATTATAACATTAT